In Blautia wexlerae DSM 19850, a single window of DNA contains:
- a CDS encoding HPr family phosphocarrier protein, producing the protein MVSFTYIIKDKFGIHARPGLLLVQEAGKLTSNITIFKGTDSGDAKRMFCVMNLAVKQGDQITVHVEGENEEADAEVMREFLKNNL; encoded by the coding sequence ATGGTATCATTTACCTATATCATCAAAGATAAATTTGGAATACATGCAAGGCCCGGACTGCTTCTTGTGCAGGAAGCCGGAAAGCTTACGAGCAATATCACTATTTTTAAAGGAACAGACAGTGGTGATGCGAAGCGGATGTTCTGTGTTATGAATCTTGCAGTAAAACAGGGAGATCAGATAACAGTACATGTGGAAGGCGAGAATGAAGAGGCAGATGCCGAAGTAATGAGAGAGTTTTTGAAAAATAATCTGTAA